One Mycobacterium sp. SMC-4 DNA window includes the following coding sequences:
- a CDS encoding DNA-3-methyladenine glycosylase 2 family protein, whose amino-acid sequence MDIDFDRCYRAVAARDSRFDGWFVTAVLTTKIYCRPSCPARTPLAHNVSFYPTAAAAQRAGFRACKRCRPDASPGSPEWNVRGDAVARAMRLIADGTVDREGVTGLAARVGYTVRQLERLMQAELGAAPLALARAQRTQMARVLIETTEMPFSDVAFAAGFASIRQFNDTVRSVSDLTPTCLRERARARFRRADSHGTGVMTLRLAARRPFAHQGLFGHLGATAVPGVEEVRGGAYRRTLRLPHGAGVVSLTPHVDHVGCRLVVDDFRDLSAAIARCRRLLDLDADPTAVIEDLSTDPALARLVTQAPGQRIPRTVDEHELAMRVVLGQQVSTAAARTHAARLVAAYGNPVDDPEGGLTHLFPSVDQLSDIDVRHLALPGTRKRTVRALIHALTDGDLVLDSGCDWDDARRQLLALPGIGVWSAEMIAMRGLGDPDAFPATDLGVVSAADRLGLASAPGPLAAYSSRWRPWRSYATQHLWTALDHAVNYWPPKEGHDGKRAISDDGQPGRRVDAGRRRHPVGASANGRPDLRTGSGRMGA is encoded by the coding sequence ATGGATATCGACTTCGACCGCTGCTACCGCGCCGTTGCGGCCCGGGATAGCCGTTTTGACGGCTGGTTCGTCACCGCGGTCTTGACCACCAAGATCTACTGCCGCCCCAGTTGTCCGGCGCGTACACCGTTGGCGCACAACGTCAGCTTCTACCCCACCGCAGCGGCCGCTCAGCGAGCCGGCTTTCGGGCGTGCAAGCGGTGCCGGCCGGACGCATCACCTGGGTCGCCGGAATGGAACGTGCGTGGCGACGCGGTCGCCCGAGCAATGCGCTTGATCGCCGACGGCACCGTCGATCGCGAGGGCGTGACCGGTTTGGCGGCGCGGGTCGGTTACACCGTGCGTCAGCTCGAGCGGCTGATGCAAGCCGAGTTGGGTGCCGCACCGTTGGCGCTTGCCCGGGCGCAGCGAACACAGATGGCCCGGGTTCTCATCGAGACCACCGAGATGCCGTTCAGCGATGTCGCTTTCGCTGCGGGATTCGCCAGCATCCGGCAGTTCAACGACACGGTTCGCAGCGTCAGCGATCTGACACCGACCTGCCTACGTGAACGGGCCCGGGCGCGATTCCGGCGGGCCGACAGTCACGGCACCGGGGTTATGACCTTACGGCTGGCGGCCCGGCGACCGTTCGCGCACCAGGGTCTGTTCGGCCATCTTGGAGCCACCGCAGTACCCGGGGTCGAGGAGGTCCGAGGTGGCGCCTACCGTCGTACGCTGCGATTACCGCACGGTGCCGGGGTCGTCAGCCTGACACCACACGTCGACCACGTGGGTTGCCGCCTCGTCGTCGATGATTTCCGCGATCTGTCGGCTGCGATTGCGCGCTGCCGAAGGCTCCTCGACCTCGATGCCGATCCCACGGCAGTCATCGAGGACCTCAGTACGGATCCCGCCCTTGCCCGACTTGTGACGCAGGCGCCGGGCCAACGCATCCCACGCACCGTCGACGAGCATGAGTTGGCAATGCGGGTGGTGCTGGGACAACAGGTCTCCACCGCCGCGGCACGCACACACGCCGCGCGACTCGTCGCCGCCTACGGAAATCCGGTCGACGACCCGGAGGGCGGTTTGACGCACCTCTTCCCGTCGGTCGATCAACTCTCCGACATCGACGTTCGGCACCTTGCGCTGCCCGGCACCCGCAAGCGCACAGTACGGGCGCTGATTCACGCACTGACCGACGGCGACCTCGTGCTCGACAGTGGCTGCGATTGGGACGACGCGCGAAGGCAGCTGTTGGCGTTGCCGGGCATCGGGGTGTGGTCGGCGGAGATGATCGCCATGCGCGGCCTCGGCGACCCGGATGCGTTTCCGGCGACGGATTTGGGCGTCGTCTCGGCGGCCGATCGGCTGGGCCTGGCGTCCGCACCGGGTCCACTGGCGGCCTACAGCAGCCGCTGGCGACCATGGCGATCCTATGCGACGCAACACCTTTGGACGGCACTCGATCACGCCGTCAACTACTGGCCACCGAAGGAGGGGCATGATGGAAAGCGTGCGATATCGGACGATGGACAGCCCGGTCGGCGTGTTGACGCTGGCCGGCGTCGGCACCCGGTTGGCGCATCTGCGAATGGTCGACCAGACCTACGAACCGGATCGGGCCGGATGGGAGCGTGA
- the glsA gene encoding glutaminase A, with protein sequence MSELVQRYLDHIRDEHADVDDGALADYIPELAGVDPDGFALSLAMADGYIYESGDAGREFTIQSISKPFTYALALDQIGVDAVDAKIGVEPSGDAFNEISVDSATKIPKNPMINAGAIAAVSLIPASSPDARFGLIQEFYSAFVGRHLEVDDDVYQSEKATGSRNRAIGYMLESFGVLDDDPDEVLDVYYRQCALRVTSTDLASMGATLARGGVHPEFGRVTTAAVVKRTLSVMVTCGMYDAAGDWVSAVGMPAKSGVGGGIVAVLPGQLGIGVYSPKLDDKGNSVRGVRVCRSLSEELGLHFLTVRRDSLATLRNIYEPHAGVRIYETHGDLLFSGAEQVVRVVDEERDLFEVAILDVSRVDDIDDAARSLLAGMAAELQDEGKQGLLVDPDGAVIASGTDLASVRFSSADDALAAAQQWLGRRDR encoded by the coding sequence ATGTCCGAGTTGGTGCAGCGGTACCTGGACCACATCCGCGACGAACACGCCGACGTCGATGACGGTGCACTGGCTGACTACATTCCCGAGCTCGCCGGCGTCGACCCGGATGGATTCGCGCTCTCACTGGCGATGGCGGACGGCTACATCTACGAATCCGGCGATGCGGGCCGTGAATTCACCATCCAGTCCATTTCCAAGCCGTTCACCTATGCCCTTGCCCTGGACCAGATCGGTGTCGACGCCGTCGACGCGAAGATCGGTGTCGAGCCTTCCGGCGATGCATTCAACGAGATCAGCGTCGACAGCGCCACCAAGATCCCGAAGAACCCGATGATCAACGCCGGCGCGATCGCGGCGGTGTCATTGATTCCCGCCTCGTCCCCCGACGCCCGGTTCGGGTTGATTCAGGAGTTCTATTCGGCCTTCGTCGGTCGTCATCTCGAGGTCGACGACGACGTCTACCAATCAGAGAAGGCCACCGGCAGTCGCAACCGGGCGATCGGCTACATGCTGGAGAGCTTCGGGGTACTCGACGACGACCCTGACGAGGTCCTCGACGTCTACTATCGCCAGTGCGCGCTACGAGTCACATCGACCGACCTGGCGAGCATGGGCGCCACTCTGGCCCGGGGCGGGGTACATCCCGAGTTCGGCAGGGTCACCACCGCAGCGGTGGTCAAACGCACTTTGTCGGTGATGGTCACGTGCGGTATGTACGACGCCGCCGGCGACTGGGTCAGTGCGGTGGGGATGCCGGCCAAGAGCGGCGTAGGCGGCGGCATCGTGGCGGTGCTGCCCGGCCAACTCGGAATCGGCGTGTATTCGCCGAAACTGGACGACAAGGGCAATAGCGTGCGCGGAGTTCGGGTATGCCGCAGCCTTTCCGAGGAGCTCGGCCTGCACTTCCTGACGGTGCGCCGCGACTCGTTGGCGACTCTGCGCAACATCTACGAACCTCACGCCGGGGTGCGGATCTACGAGACACACGGCGATCTGCTGTTCAGCGGCGCCGAGCAGGTCGTGCGTGTCGTCGATGAGGAACGCGACCTGTTCGAGGTGGCGATCCTCGACGTCTCGCGTGTCGACGACATCGACGATGCGGCCCGCTCACTGTTGGCAGGAATGGCCGCGGAACTCCAAGACGAAGGCAAGCAGGGTCTGCTCGTCGACCCCGACGGCGCGGTGATCGCCTCCGGCACCGATCTGGCATCCGT
- a CDS encoding methylated-DNA--[protein]-cysteine S-methyltransferase → MDSPVGVLTLAGVGTRLAHLRMVDQTYEPDRAGWERDDSAFPEAIHQLEMYFCGELQQFDLELNLAGTAFQRRVWEALLTIPYGQTRSYGEIAQQIGAPGASRAVGLANGHNPIGIIVPCHRVIGANGKMTGYGGGIDRKRLLLGLEKSHATSAVPTLFN, encoded by the coding sequence ATGGACAGCCCGGTCGGCGTGTTGACGCTGGCCGGCGTCGGCACCCGGTTGGCGCATCTGCGAATGGTCGACCAGACCTACGAACCGGATCGGGCCGGATGGGAGCGTGACGACAGCGCATTCCCGGAGGCGATCCACCAGCTGGAGATGTACTTCTGCGGCGAACTGCAGCAGTTCGACCTGGAGTTGAACCTGGCCGGCACCGCTTTTCAACGCCGCGTCTGGGAAGCGCTGTTGACCATCCCGTACGGGCAGACCCGCTCCTACGGCGAGATTGCGCAGCAGATCGGCGCGCCCGGTGCATCCCGTGCCGTGGGCCTGGCCAACGGACACAATCCGATCGGCATCATCGTGCCGTGTCATCGCGTCATCGGCGCCAACGGGAAAATGACCGGATACGGTGGCGGTATCGACCGCAAGCGGCTGCTGCTCGGACTCGAGAAGAGCCATGCCACTTCTGCTGTTCCGACGCTCTTCAATTAA